From Balneolales bacterium ANBcel1:
TCCCTGGTCCCTGGAGGGGCAAATCCGTACACCGCGACAGAACTGGTGAAGACGATGGTCTCACACTTTTTTTCCCTCGCCACCTGGCAGATATTCCGGCTCCCTTCCACATTGACTTCATCGTAGAGGGATATGGGACGGACATCGTCCCTGTGGACAGCTGCCAGATTGATCAACAGCGACCCTTCAGGCACAGCTTTTCTGAGCGCATCCATTGAGCGGATATCCACCCGGGTGGTTTCCTTCGGGAAATCCGGACTCGTCGCAATATCAAGGATGTCAAACGCCTTTTCCGAGTGCCGCAATCGATGAGCCAACCGCGTTCCAATAAATCCGGCGCCTCCAATAAGCGAAATCATGTGTAATAATACCGGGAAATGATGACTATGCTGATATGCAAAGCAAATTATTTACATTTCGGACACGTGTAAAATTACGTCTTTTAACATTGAAACACGAGACTTTTTATTTTGGTCCGCTGGATATCCAGTAATGGTTTCAGACTTTCCAACGACCTGCTCCCGTAATGACCTGCCTGATATACCGAAAAGAAACTTCCGGCTTCAGACCAGCTGCAGATTCATTCACTGTTCTCGCTATTATTCAGTAAATTTTGATCCTGCTGATCAAGCCAGCATGCCAGCTCTTATCTTTAACATGAAATGATCATGACCGGGCTGGTGCCAGGACACACAAGCGCACGACTAAGAAACGGTCATGTTATTCTATCTAATATAAAAAATCGAAGATCACGAAGTGATATCGGATATTATTAACAGATGAAAATTGCCGTCATTTCCCATCTTTATCCCAACCGCAGCCATCCTGCCAGCGGAACGTTTATTCGGTCCTATTTCCTCGGATTGAGTAAACTATTTGATTCGGAAATGGTGGTACCTACGGTAAGAGCCATCCCGTTTACGAAAAAATGGTCCTATACCCACAGCCCCTTCATCACGGAAGGTGAAGCCGTTCGCTTGCGTTACCTGTCGTTTCCCGGCGGCCGTTTTCCGCATCTGGTCACGCGCACCATCTCGCACGCGGTTACGGCTTATTTGAAACATCAAAAACCCGACCTGGTTCATGTTCACTGGCTCTACCCTGACGGACTTGCAATCCCGGCCATCAGGAAATCGCTTGACGTGCCCGTGGTTCTCTCGATTCACGGCAGCGACTGGTACAATACCCGAAACAGGCCGAAACTCAGAGAACTGCTTGAAAGATCACTTTTTGCAGCGGACAAGATTCTGACCGTCGGCACCAGACTCAAAAAGGACATACAGCATGCCTTACCGGAACTGGAAGAACGGCTCATGGTCACCTACAACCCGATCGACTTCGGCATGTTTGCCCCTGCTGAGTCACGGGAATCGGCCATGCGCAGCATGAACTGGGATCCGACGAAAAAGCATCTCCTTTGTGTGGCAAATATCAGCCACGAAAAAGGAGTAGATGTGCTCCTGGACGCCATGGAAATGCTTCAAATGGAGAACCTGTTGCTTCATATCATCGGCAATGTGCCGGACAGCCCCTATTCCCGGAGCATCATCTCCCGAATTAGCCGATCTGACCACATCCTCTTGCATCCGCCGGCAAGCCACGATACCATTCCGGATTATTTCAAGGCATGCGATCTGCTAGTCATGCCCAGCCGGAGGGAGGGCTTCGGCATAGCGGCTGCCGAGGCAATCGCATGCGGCAAACCGGTCATTGCCACAAAAAGCGGGGGGCCCGAGGATATCCTCACGAAAGATAACGGCCTTCTGGTGGATGTCGACTCCCCCGGCCAGATTGCCGATGCTGTCCGCCAAATTTTAGCCGGAAGAACCGGCTTGCAGCAGGAAACCATCCGCTCCAGCATCAAAAAGAAATTTGACTCGGAGAAAATCATCCACGATATCGGACGCATGTATGAAAGCACCATCCACAGCGGGGTATGACAGCCCCGGCAAGTTGAGAATCCCATGAAGCTCCTGATGATCATATTTACCTCTTCACTTGATTTCGACGAGCGAATCAGGAAAGAGGTAGCCAGCCTGGGCAACCTGTCGATTTCGGACATTGCCATTTTTGCATCCGAGGAAACCCGGTCGAAGAATCCGGTCGGACATGCAACGATCGTCAATCCGCGGTTTTTTATTCCAAACCGGGAGTGGGTTCCGGTCAAGCTGATGAAAATTGCGGAGCTTTTCCTTCGTCTGATTTTCCAGTTTCCCTTCAGGGACTATGACAGAATCTGGCTGCATGACCCCATCATGGTTTTTCTGATTCCTTTTCTGAAAAAGAGGTCGGGAGCCCGGATCATTTGGGACCTGCACGAACTCCCGCCCCCCGCTTTCTTCAACAGGCCTTACCTCAAAAAGTACTTTCGGCGCTCCGCCGATCTGGCCGATGTCGTCATCACAGCCAATGAGGAAAGGGGAAGTTACATGGTTCGCAACGGCCTTATCCCGAACTTCCGGGTGCTGGAAAATTTCCCGATGCGTGATGAGCAAAAGCCGGATACCTCGTTCCGGGACGCTGAGTT
This genomic window contains:
- a CDS encoding glycosyltransferase, which codes for MKIAVISHLYPNRSHPASGTFIRSYFLGLSKLFDSEMVVPTVRAIPFTKKWSYTHSPFITEGEAVRLRYLSFPGGRFPHLVTRTISHAVTAYLKHQKPDLVHVHWLYPDGLAIPAIRKSLDVPVVLSIHGSDWYNTRNRPKLRELLERSLFAADKILTVGTRLKKDIQHALPELEERLMVTYNPIDFGMFAPAESRESAMRSMNWDPTKKHLLCVANISHEKGVDVLLDAMEMLQMENLLLHIIGNVPDSPYSRSIISRISRSDHILLHPPASHDTIPDYFKACDLLVMPSRREGFGIAAAEAIACGKPVIATKSGGPEDILTKDNGLLVDVDSPGQIADAVRQILAGRTGLQQETIRSSIKKKFDSEKIIHDIGRMYESTIHSGV